Below is a window of Camelina sativa cultivar DH55 chromosome 11, Cs, whole genome shotgun sequence DNA.
GTAATAAACTTGTCCTAAGGTCGTCTGATTCAACGTTCTATGAAGCTCCAAGGTTTGTGACACATATTGATGATCCAGCCATAGCTGCATTGACAAAGTATTACTCAAAGGTTTTGCCTCAGAGCGATACTCCTGGAGTGAGCATACTTGATATGTGTAGCAGTTGGGTATGTATAAATTGCAAATCCATTCTTGTGTGTGTTatgttaaaaagttttttttattgagaatTCTCTGAAGTTAGATTGTTGGCTGTTATGATGTTACATAGGTCAGTCATTATCCAGCTGGATATAAGCAAGAACGAATAGCTGGAATGGGTTTGAACGAAGAAGAGCTTAAGCGCAATCCGGTAAAGAAGATTCAATATTACGTATTTACTCTCTTTCAGAGAAGAGATGGATCATCATATGATCTTAGGATCTAACACTCTCTTTCAGGTGCTCACCGAGTATATAGTCCAAGACTTAAATCTCAATCCTAAGCTGCCTTTTGAAGACAATTCTTTCCAAGTTATTACCAATGTGGTAAGACCaaactttccttttttatcTCTAAAACTTGCACTTCTTCATTTGTATCTCAAGTTCTTACGAATTTGTATGTTTCTTGGTATTTAAACAGGTAAGTGTGGATTATCTTACAAAGCCACTTGAAGTTTTCAGGGAAATGAACAGAATCCTCAAGCCCGGGGGACTAGCTCTAATGAGGTTCTCTTTTAACATAAACCTGTCAAGTCTTGTGACACAGTAATATTATACATATCCTGCATGGTTTCAACCAGCTCACTttcctcttatctttttttgcAGCTTTTCAAACCGTTGCTTCTTTACTAAAGCAATCTCGATATGGACATCAACTGGTGATGCAGATCATGCTCTCATTGTCGGATCATACTTCCACTACGCCGGAGGATTCGAATCTCCACAGGTATTTCTGATTATTTCATCAACACATCTTCTATTAGAATCCCtcttaagagttttttttttactcttgcTGATGATGAACTCGTTCCAACCTGTGATCAATCCAGGCCGTTGATATATCTCCAAATCCAGGGCGTTCAGATCCTATGTACGTTGTTTACTCTAGAAAATTCCCCATGGCTTAAAAAAATGGAGATCCAGACGCTTAATGTATACACATAATCTGTAGACTCACAACTGTGATTGAAACCGAGGAAACTAATCTTCATTTAAGACAACTTCGAAATTCTggtttatatgtatatagaatGTGCCATCTCTCAAGATGTTGGAAACTTGGAATACAAACCACCTTTGTTCGAAAAACGTCTGGACATTTTTAACTAACATGAAAATGAAGATACTATACGTACTGACTACTAATGAGTACAGTATAGACTGTATAGTAGCTATACGTACTGACtacctttttttaataagtaataacaCTTTCCAGCATCATGCATGACAAGATTAATTAGgatgaaaatatcaaaacaaccCACTAATCAAAACcacacattatatatatattcaccttgaatttttggttttattctaTATTAAGTTCAACTCTTGTAAAATTAGAAGATAATTTTACTGTTCCTCAATTGTCCACTTTGTAAAAGTATGTCAGTGGGTCAAATGACCACATTCTTCTCTACtttgatatattttcaaatgggacttttttatatatattgtcaaaCATATATGTGTGCAGTGACTATACAATATATGTGTGCATTTTGCAGTGACTAGCTAGctatatatacaacatatatcCGACTCTTTTGATATGGTGTGTATCTTTGCAGACACAGCATGGGCTGTCATTGCAGCCGAACTGATAAGTTCCGCACGGTATCATAGTGGAGTTGACCGAAAATTGGTGATTTACTCCGCTCAATATTTGATAGACTGTCCCCTGATGAAAAGAGTCCGGGCAAACAAAAATTCGAGCAAGTGTTGCAACACTGTCAGTGTAGTAGACGGCATAAAGTATGCAAGGCAGCACAAGATACCAAGAGAAATAGATTGGGCATGTAGGAGTTGTTGCAACACAGCACCTGAGGTTTCACGTTTTCCCGTGATAAGAGATGTGGATCATATGAGTATGAGTCTTTCTAAAGCATTGATCTGCCTAAAATATCATATCTGTGGCAGCAAAATTGCACGTGTTCAGTCCAGAGGATACAGATGCTAATGATGTAAGTGGGTTTGAGCTTACGTAATCTTGTATCGTGTGAACTAGCTAAGTCCTAAGATATCTTAGAAATAATTATCTAAGTTTAATCTTTCAACCTTATTTTTTTGAAGGAAATTTACCGTGGGCCAAAATATATGAGCTCTGTATACAAGGGTCAAGGGAGTACATGATGTGATGGTTTGTGGTACAAAAATAGTGGAAGAGGAGTTGGTTGCTGTCGTTAAAGTCGCTTGGTCATCAGAAGTTTATTATCTTAAATGTCTCACAGGACATTATGATAATCCAAGCGTCACGAAAGATAGGTCGTGGTTGTGCTGTCCTTCGCCACAAGGATTTGGCACACCCTACCCATTATGAttgttagttttctaaaaaaattcaatctatATTAAACCATCCAAATGTTTCTAATTAAGAGCTAGCTACCGACAATTGAGTTATATTAGTGTTGTTATAGACGTAAataccatatattttttattatccaCATTACTATTCAAAACCATCAGATTTCAAATGTTACCAATTATTAAGATTTAAGAGTTAAGGTAAGTTAAATGTTACTAATAGGAATAGCAAAAATTAATGTGCTATAACTATAAATATACCTTGATTGAGGTGTGATCAAAAGTAAAAGCTttggtgtttagttttgagttattttctaaaTCATGATAAAGAGAgttaaatctttataaaaagcTTTGCAAAACTTCAGTATCATTATATTTCAAAGcaaaaaatagacaaaatataaataaacatataaaaaaaaagctaactacaagcaaaacataagaaaaaaaaaaagctaagtaCAAGCAAAACAATTATATGTTCCGTAAGCTAAATAAGGTTAACGTCCAGGCCGAACTTTGAAATCTGATTCCAGgtgtttaattttgtaatttaattagaggtttttcaagaaaatgaaacttaaagaaaagtttataaTCACGTCTATTAATTCAGTAGGGTCTCAACCATGTGGGTTTGATCCTAAGATGCCATGAATTATTACTGGGTGTGTAGCCAACTAGGCCACACAAATAATTCaactataaaccaaaatttaatttatatacagTAATTATTCTGCATATTGGTTAAATCAACCTTCCTTAACCAGACTGTTGAACAATTGAAAGGACCGTATCTACCGTGGGATCAGCCCGGTCTATAAACAATTGATGCCGCTACATTTGGAACTGTCTCCCATTCACCACAGCGACCAAAGAGAGCCACAAAAACAAATATCCAAAACCTTTACCATCATACTGCTCCCAGATGCTCCTCAGCACGAGCTAAACCAACAGCATTTGCAATATAACATTTTGTCTGATTAATCAAAGAAATTCTAATAAGctcaaatctcaaacaaacTATCACACTTTGACCAGGTTTCATCAATTCCAACTTGTTCAACTAATTTAAACATTCGGTTTCGGTCCCGTAACGAGAGCAAATCATCTCATAGCATccaatataataaagagaagttGCAATACTAAGCAACATATAAAATAAGTGAGTGtgtgatactaggatttttgtgtgtctcctAGCAgattcaattaaccttatgcagttgtaatacttaaggtgtcaatccaattgagaatctttactatcactcaagatacAATCAAGAAaccacaagtcaagccaattcaaagagagtgtttttatctaacaatcctagaacggtcaaaatgcaaaacggaaacgagtcacagaactagaaacgagaatgcatgacgagaaactaaaatgaatgaaaacggAGAcaagtctaagcatgaactaaaaagcaagaaatgaaacagtctcaggaatgtaataaaaatcagaaagaaagaagtcctaaggatgggagtaattgatgtcggtggagtatcctagtctatagagtgcttaacatgccacaagcaaacaatacctaaacaatgaacatctcttcttagctaatccaatctctagacaaaagctactcaaactcaaccacttccaaacctagctctcgctagagaaacatgatcaagcatggcatgaaaaacaagttcattcacgtcaacaaacatcctagacaactaatctcttaggctaggaacgtaagtctctggcactagttggtcagacatttcatcgaacaccttttgggtgcagAAATatctaaaacctagttccaattgatcagatagaaactagcatttctaactctagtccaaaagggaatcatacaatcaaagctcaAACACTCTACATcttaagatcctccacctaatctatcccatccttaagaactaccacactactcagatccgaaaatcatcatcaaggatgcaaacacagaaaacattgaaacaagcattattaggtagataaaaataagatgaacaactttgtagaaggaatcaaatgcaaaatctgaaGAAATCTCGAAGATATCAGAATACAAGTCTCATAACGTATTTTGTGGCTAGGTTAAAAACCTTCtgggaaagaaaacaatacgaGATAAAGGATTCGATGTctcagcaaagacttaacaaaatgcaTATATAGTAGTctaacatggaaagccctaaaacttaaaacgacaaggtaaagcgtcggtttggtaatctcctgaagcgtgtgaaaccaaacgtatttcttcccgacatgtgcgatcgagtctgtgcgcgtcgaatggaatgcaatgtcatcatggctcggacggacggcTAAAGagcgtggcgggggagcatggctcgatcagacaagctggagtgcgtggcgggggagagtggctcgatcagacaagctggagtggGTGGCGGGGGAGAgtggctcgatcagacaagctggagtgtGTGGCGGGGGAGAgtggctcgatcagacaagctggagtgcgtggcgggggagagtggctcgagcgtggtgtaTACACATCcactaaaatgatgataactcttgaactacACCTttgattggcttgaaataaacggcgttggaaagataactcaattcccaacaactttgatgaagacgtaaAAAGCTGAATCCCTCGACTGGTGGCTGGAatggtggctcgagtggtggctcgagtggtggctCGAGCGTGGATGTTGGAGCGTGGCTTGAGCGTTGATGTTGGAGCGTGGCTCGAGCATGGATGTTGGAGCATGGCTCGAGCTTTGATGACATCCATTCCAGGCATGATGGATCGAGTGGGAGGCTGGTGCTTTTTCCTGGGAGCGCGTCCAAGTCGCATGTCGGTCGAGTCACATGACGTCCATTCCGGGCATGCTTGGTCGAGCCGTATGTCTCAACCTCCATTCAGTTCCAACagtttggacatctcctaaacacctgaaataactccaatatgcaagatgtatgcaagaccaatgcaaagattacctagatatgcatattatgcaaaagagactaaaaacaatgcaaaacaatgggTTAAGagaccaaaataaataacaaatgcatgatgaaagagtgtaatatatatatatatatatatatatcagtgaGGTTTGGGAAAATAACAAAAGTGATATGAGATTTGAGTGTTTTTACTATTAGTTATAAACTTTGTATTATgtgtaatttgtaaataaatataaatgtgttttatttagttggcttatatatttgtggttaatttattaattgtgtgtttacaaaatatcaattatattttaaccCAATATTAAACCGATTAAATTCCCAACATTTCGTATCAAAGCGAAGTCGATCCGACCAACACCAactctaatatttattatttagttgtTATTTGGAAGCTTTTAGTAAAATCATGGCAAATTTTACTACCTCTATTGAGAAGCTCAGTAAAAACAATTATGGTCATGAAGTTTATTTGCTCTATCTGTTACGAATTGGAAGGAATGGATGTGTGACATGTGTCATGTGCAGGGCCGGTCCTGAAAATTTAGGGGCCGAAgtaataaaaacttttttttggggttaattgtaaaaggttttgaaatttactttttgtgttttttcaagaCATATACCTAAACGTCGCCGTTTTAAGTAGACACATACATGCAATAGTGTTAACCAAGCAAATCTGATCACGTGGCACCGCTTTCCCGCGCTTTCATGAGACAGACAATTCGTTTTTAGACTTCTCTCGGCTACGGTTTTGGTTTGGGAGAGGGAAAGAACGGAAGAAGATGGAGGAGTGGATTCCGCTGTTCGACATTTTCTTAAATAGTTCCTCGCCGGAAACTGAGGCTTCGCTGTGGCTAGACcaggcttcttcttcctccacctccTCTGCCGCGGCGCCGCCCATCAACCGGAGCTCGTTTGTTTCGTTGCTTAAGCAACAATGCGATCATCAGAATTCATCTCCGGTGACGAAGAAGTAATACCCAGATTTTCGATTCGgacttctgttttgttttctctatgtTTGGGTTGCTGatggaaattgttttttttttgtgctgtTAGGGTTCTTTTCATTGAGACATTACCTAACATGGTTCAGTCAAAGATTCTATCTTTCCTTCTTTCCGAGTATCAGAGGTTTCGCGTTAGTGATTTGGTTTGGCTGGCTAGAGAAATTTTAGCCAGTAAAGCTGCTGATTTCTGGGTTCAGAGAGATGCACAGAACCTGCTCGACAAAATTCCTAAACCAAAGTTTGATTGGATATCTCATCTAGATTTGGCTTCTGCTAATGACGATAGCTTTAGGGAGGAATTTGACTCTGTACCTGATTGGCTCACTCAGAAAGCTGCTTCTACTGGTACAATTCTTCCATGGCTTCCTGTATCATTCGATGATGTAGTAGATTCAGAAATGCTGGTTGTTGATTCTTGGAATGGAGAGGAGGTGAGTCTCATCGGAGAGGGTATGGAAGAAGATCATCGAGAAGTTGTTGATAACATTGATCATACCATGAATGTTGGGTTACAAGCTGATGATCATGAATTGGCGGCGAATCTTAGAGCTCAGGTTACTAGCTCTGAGTCTACTACTGAAGTTTTAACCTTGTGTGATGAAATTCGAAAACTTTGCTTGGAGAAGGGTAAGGATTCTTTTAGAGTTTTGGCGTTGATTGAACCTTGGAATGCAGATGATGAGACTGCTGCAGTTTTACTTTCGAATTTGCATAGTGGAATTAAGGAAGATGAGCTTGGTTGGCCAAGCCAGGTTCTATGTTCGATCGTGCTTCCCAAGTTTTTGTCTCTTGAGACATCCGCCTCTCGTGTGTTAATGTCTGCAACAATCGAGTTTTGCAAGATCCACCAAAGAGCAGCTGAGTATGCGTTGGTGTTCCCTTTGATACTCAGGAAAAGAGGGATAAACAACTTCATCTGTGAGGTGATTTCAAGGGTTTTGAAAGAATGCTTGCACTTGGGTCATACATCTGGTTTTTGCCAGAAGTTACTTTGTGAAAGAACAGAAGAGAGGAGGTTTCTGTTCCTTCCCTGCCACCGAGATCTTATATCTGAAGATCTAACATGGAATGAATCTCTGTTTATCCTTTTCCAGAACGTCTTGCTCCACGACGTCTCTTTAACCCAAGATTCTGTTGATTGTCTTGTTTCCAAGGTTCAGGAGTTGGCGGCAAGGTATTCCAAATCTCTAAAATTTGGGAACTTCTTGCTACATTTTATTGCCAAATGTGCTCCGATGCTACAGGCTCATAAGTATCAGCTGGTCGAAGCTGTTAAGTGCACTAACAGTCTAGTCACAAAATCTATCTTGTCGAAACTCAACGCCCTGTAGCTCCTATATCATAGTCTGTTTTTTGGCATACACCTTTCTTCTGTGGTGATATGAGCATTCATACGGAAAGAGGATGTAGGACTGTGTAGTTCTCAAGAGCTTGAAGGTGTTAAGGCTTATCTCAGTCGAGATGAGCTCTAGAGTAACATTTTCTTTGTGTTGGAACAACATGGTGACAGGTATGAACAAAACACATGGATATCATTCTACTGATTACCTAACAAAGCTGAATCTGTATGATCTGGACATGTTTGTGAGGGAATACACAAGAATACAAGACCTAATGAAAGGAGAATTTGATGGGTA
It encodes the following:
- the LOC104721908 gene encoding uncharacterized protein LOC104721908; the protein is MTKTCNFLSLRSNPLPPVLSSAGNSRFLRASSALNLLTTASKPFHRWIRASSRSRRRLVLGGFGGASLWMNNNMSGSFGGKSFIASARQTNPSPVEQALNKVDWPETFPFKEEDFQRYDESSDSTFYEAPRFVTHIDDPAIAALTKYYSKVLPQSDTPGVSILDMCSSWVSHYPAGYKQERIAGMGLNEEELKRNPVLTEYIVQDLNLNPKLPFEDNSFQVITNVVSVDYLTKPLEVFREMNRILKPGGLALMSFSNRCFFTKAISIWTSTGDADHALIVGSYFHYAGGFESPQAVDISPNPGRSDPMYVVYSRKFPMA
- the LOC104721909 gene encoding uncharacterized protein LOC104721909, with protein sequence MEEWIPLFDIFLNSSSPETEASLWLDQASSSSTSSAAAPPINRSSFVSLLKQQCDHQNSSPVTKKVLFIETLPNMVQSKILSFLLSEYQRFRVSDLVWLAREILASKAADFWVQRDAQNLLDKIPKPKFDWISHLDLASANDDSFREEFDSVPDWLTQKAASTGTILPWLPVSFDDVVDSEMLVVDSWNGEEVSLIGEGMEEDHREVVDNIDHTMNVGLQADDHELAANLRAQVTSSESTTEVLTLCDEIRKLCLEKGKDSFRVLALIEPWNADDETAAVLLSNLHSGIKEDELGWPSQVLCSIVLPKFLSLETSASRVLMSATIEFCKIHQRAAEYALVFPLILRKRGINNFICEVISRVLKECLHLGHTSGFCQKLLCERTEERRFLFLPCHRDLISEDLTWNESLFILFQNVLLHDVSLTQDSVDCLVSKVQELAARYSKSLKFGNFLLHFIAKCAPMLQAHKYQLVEAVKCTNSLVTKSILSKLNAL